Proteins from one Chroococcidiopsis sp. CCMEE 29 genomic window:
- a CDS encoding MFS transporter yields the protein MLKGILSFTGRYRILHLTWFAFFLSFVVWFNFAPFATAVKADMGLSEAQIRTLAICNVALTVPARIIIGMLLDRYGPRLTYSALLIFAAIPCLTFALAQNFSQLLFSRLLLSIVGAGFVIGIRMVAEWFPPKEIGRAEGIYGGWGNFGSAAAAFTLPSIATATAFLAAGQINWRLAIALTGIVAAVYGVIYFLNVQDTPTGRVYQRPARHGGMEVTSQKSFWALMVMNIPLIGILAVLAWRISKTGVINQTQLYITYLLLLALYLFQAYKSWDANRDLMVGKKRYPPEERYKFSQVAILEATYFVNFGSELAVVSMLPEFFENTFSLSTVLAGMIAASYAFMNLLARPGGGLISDTLGSRKWTMTVLTVGMGIGYLLLSNVNSNWWLPVAILVTMTCSFFVQAAEGSTFAIVPLIKRRITGQIAGNVGAYGNVGAVAYLTLYSLLPEGAVGNRIFFQTLGVTALIVAFVCWFLLKEPSGSFAEHHEGEVPASVASSTLIAKE from the coding sequence ATGCTCAAAGGAATATTGTCATTCACCGGTCGCTACCGCATCTTACATCTAACTTGGTTTGCGTTCTTTCTGTCCTTTGTAGTTTGGTTTAACTTTGCCCCTTTTGCTACAGCCGTGAAAGCAGATATGGGTTTGAGTGAAGCACAAATCCGCACCCTCGCTATCTGTAATGTAGCCCTCACAGTTCCGGCTCGAATTATTATCGGCATGTTGTTAGACCGCTATGGTCCGAGGCTTACTTACTCAGCTCTACTAATTTTTGCTGCCATTCCGTGCTTGACGTTTGCACTTGCACAAAACTTTAGTCAGTTACTTTTCAGCCGCTTGCTTCTGAGCATCGTGGGTGCAGGTTTTGTAATCGGTATCAGGATGGTTGCAGAATGGTTTCCTCCTAAAGAAATTGGTCGGGCTGAAGGCATCTACGGTGGCTGGGGAAACTTTGGCTCTGCTGCTGCTGCGTTCACGCTCCCTTCTATTGCAACTGCAACAGCTTTCCTAGCTGCTGGTCAAATTAACTGGCGGTTGGCGATCGCCCTGACTGGGATTGTTGCTGCTGTATACGGAGTGATTTATTTTCTGAACGTTCAAGACACACCCACTGGCAGGGTCTATCAGCGACCTGCGCGCCATGGTGGCATGGAAGTAACCAGCCAAAAAAGCTTTTGGGCACTAATGGTCATGAACATCCCCTTGATTGGGATCTTGGCTGTCTTGGCTTGGCGCATCAGCAAAACAGGTGTAATCAATCAAACCCAACTCTACATTACTTATCTTCTACTGCTCGCTCTGTATTTGTTCCAAGCTTATAAGTCTTGGGATGCCAATCGAGACTTGATGGTGGGCAAGAAGCGCTATCCCCCTGAAGAACGCTATAAATTCAGTCAAGTAGCCATTTTAGAAGCAACCTACTTTGTTAACTTTGGCTCAGAGCTAGCGGTTGTCTCGATGCTGCCTGAATTTTTTGAGAATACCTTCAGCTTAAGTACGGTGTTGGCAGGAATGATTGCTGCTAGCTACGCCTTCATGAACTTGTTGGCACGTCCTGGCGGTGGTTTGATTTCTGACACCTTAGGCAGCCGGAAATGGACGATGACTGTGCTGACCGTTGGTATGGGAATTGGCTACTTGCTATTGAGCAATGTAAATAGCAACTGGTGGCTACCTGTTGCCATCCTTGTGACTATGACCTGCTCCTTCTTTGTTCAGGCTGCCGAAGGTTCAACCTTTGCGATCGTGCCCCTGATTAAGCGACGGATTACGGGTCAGATTGCCGGCAATGTCGGTGCCTATGGTAATGTCGGAGCTGTAGCGTACCTTACCCTATATAGTCTCTTACCTGAGGGCGCTGTAGGAAACCGAATTTTCTTCCAAACGCTGGGGGTCACCGCCCTGATTGTTGCCTTTGTCTGTTGGTTTCTGCTCAAGGAACCGAGTGGCTCGTTTGCCGAACATCATGAAGGTGAAGTACCAGCATCGGTAGCCTCCTCAACCCTTATAGCCAAGGAATAA